In Camelina sativa cultivar DH55 chromosome 16, Cs, whole genome shotgun sequence, a single window of DNA contains:
- the LOC104750967 gene encoding uncharacterized protein LOC104750967 isoform X2, with protein MKKRTMYAWGAAIIIFIVLMIVTPTIPQSQAYHDFADQRSYFGWTCFYVGVAAVAFGSSYYHLHPNDATLLWDRLPMTIAFTSIMAIFVIERIDEHKGTYSIVPLLLAGLISILYWRFFDDLRPYALVQFVPCIVIPLMAILLPPMYTHSTYWLWAAGFYLLAKVEEAADKPIYSWTHHIISGHSLKHLCAAMVPVFLTLMLAKRTVQTERISLYTTWKVSWTRSKGNGSEEERFDYSYSNVAVEETR; from the exons atgaagaagcgAACGATGTACGCATGGGGAGCAGCGATTATAATCTTCATAGTTCTAATGATCGTCACTCCCACCATCCCTCAATCTCAGGCTTACCACGATTTCGCCGATCAACGCTCCTATTTCG GATGGACTTGCTTTTACGTTGGTGTTGCTGCTGTTGCTTTTGGATCTTCTTACTATCATCTTCACCCTAACGATGCTACTCTCCTCTGGGATCGTCTTCCT atGACTATTGCCTTCACATCAATCATGGCTATATTTGTAATCGAGAGAATTGATGAGCATAAGGGTACTTACTCCATTGTTCCTTTGCTTCTCGCTGGCCTTATTAGCATTTTGTATTGGAG GTTTTTCGACGACCTTAGACCATATGCTTTAGTACAGTTTGTTCCCTGCATTGTTATTCCCTTGATGGCTATTCTATTGCCTCCAATGTATACACATTCTACGTATTGGCTCTGGGCTGCAG GATTTTATCTCTTAGCCAAGGTGGAAGAAGCTGCTGATAAGCCTATATATAGCTGGACTCATCATATTATTAGTGGCCATTCTCTGAAGCATTTGTGCGCTGCTATGGTCCCTGTCTTCCTTACCCTCATGCTTGCAAAAAGAACCGTTCAAACTGAGAG GATTAGCTTGTATACAACATGGAAGGTATCATGGACGAGGAGTAAAGGGAATGGCTCCGAGGAAGAGAGGTTTGATTATAGCTACTCTAACGTTGCAGTCGAAGAGACTCGATAG
- the LOC104750970 gene encoding 3-ketoacyl-CoA synthase 7-like, protein MESSFPFINQALLITDQPFMTFHHFLVASACVLIAIFGYYFFKPRCIIYLIDFSCYQPPDFLRAPVSNFIEHLTISGVFDQESLDLQQKVLERSGISDDASVPASVHEIPPNASLPAAREETHEILFTIVEELFSKHEIDPKSIDILVSNCSLFCPSPSITSMIINRFGMRSDIKSFSLSGMGCSAGILSVNLVKDLMMIHGDSLALVLSLEAVSPNGYRGKSKSMLIANTIFRMGGAAILLSNRKQDINKAKYKLQHLIRTHFGSENESYESVMQQVDEEGKVGVALSKQLVRVASKALKINVVELGPRVLPYSEQLKYIISFIQRKWGMHKEIYTPNFKKAFEHFCIHAGGRAIIEGVEKHLKLDKKDVEASRSTLYRYGNTSSSSLWYELQYLEAKGRMKKGDKVWQIGFGSGFKANSAVWKCISEIDSRDRNAWSDRIHLYPVCGDASSELRTELLS, encoded by the coding sequence ATGGAATCGAGTTTTCCTTTCATCAATCAAGCACTCCTTATCACTGATCAACCCTTTATGACTTTTCACCATTTCCTGGTAGCATCAGCATGTGTCCTCATAGCAATCTTTGGTTACTATTTCTTCAAACCAAGGTGTATTATATACCTTATTGATTTCTCATGTTATCAGCCTCCTGACTTCTTGCGAGCTCCAGTCTCCAATTTCATTGAGCATCTGACCATATCCGGTGTTTTTGATCAAGAAAGTCTTGATCTTCAGCAGAAGGTTTTAGAGCGATCAGGGATTAGTGATGACGCGAGTGTCCCTGCCTCAGTCCATGAGATTCCACCAAACGCTTCTCTCCCTGCAGCTAGAGAAGAAACTCATGAGATCCTCTTCACTATTGTCGAAGAACTTTTCTCAAAGCATGAGATAGATCCAAAAAGTATTGACATCCTTGTGTCTAACTGCAGCCTCTTCTGTCCTTCTCCATCCATAACCTCTATGATCATAAACCGGTTTGGCATGAGGAGCGACATTAAGAGCTTTAGCTTGAGCGGTATGGGCTGCAGCGCCGGGATTCTTTCGGTTAATCTTGTTAAAGATCTTATGATGATTCATGGTGACTCTTTGGCCCTAGTGTTGAGCTTGGAAGCTGTGAGTCCAAATGGTTACAGAGGGAAGTCTAAGTCAATGCTCATTGCAAACACCATCTTCAGAATGGGTGGGGCTGCGATTCTTCTCTCCAACAGGAAGCAAGATATCAATAAGGCGAAATACAAACTCCAGCATCTTATACGAACTCACTTCGGATCAGAAAATGAATCCTACGAGAGTGTAATGCAGCAAGTTGATGAAGAAGGGAAAGTAGGAGTAGCATTGTCCAAGCAGCTTGTGAGGGTAGCATCAAAGGCCTTAAAGATCAACGTGGTGGAGTTAGGCCCTCGGGTTCTACCTTATTCAGAGCAGCTCAAATACATAATCTCATTTATCCAAAGAAAATGGGGAATGCACAAGGAGATATACACACCTAACTTCAAGAAAGCTTTTGAGCATTTCTGTATACATGCCGGAGGAAGGGCGATTATTGAAGGTGTGGAGAAGCATCTGAAGCTGGACAAGAAAGACGTAGAAGCTTCACGGTCAACTCTGTACCGTTATGGGAACACATCTTCGTCTTCACTGTGGTATGAGTTGCAATACCTGGAAGCTAAAGGTAGAATGAAGAAGGGAGATAAAGTATGGCAGATCGGGTTCGGAAGTGGCTTTAAGGCTAACAGTGCTGTCTGGAAATGCATTTCTGAGATTGATTCAAGAGACAGGAATGCATGGTCTGATCGAATCCATTTGTATCCGGTCTGTGGAGATGCTTCTAGTGAATTAAGGACAGAGCTCCTTTCTTGA
- the LOC104750967 gene encoding uncharacterized protein LOC104750967 isoform X1 has product MGSSDYNLHSSNDRHSHHPSISGLPRFRRSTLLFRLRGEKIGWTCFYVGVAAVAFGSSYYHLHPNDATLLWDRLPMTIAFTSIMAIFVIERIDEHKGTYSIVPLLLAGLISILYWRFFDDLRPYALVQFVPCIVIPLMAILLPPMYTHSTYWLWAAGFYLLAKVEEAADKPIYSWTHHIISGHSLKHLCAAMVPVFLTLMLAKRTVQTERISLYTTWKVSWTRSKGNGSEEERFDYSYSNVAVEETR; this is encoded by the exons ATGGGGAGCAGCGATTATAATCTTCATAGTTCTAATGATCGTCACTCCCACCATCCCTCAATCTCAGGCTTACCACGATTTCGCCGATCAACGCTCCTATTTCG tttgagAGGTGAGAAAATAGGATGGACTTGCTTTTACGTTGGTGTTGCTGCTGTTGCTTTTGGATCTTCTTACTATCATCTTCACCCTAACGATGCTACTCTCCTCTGGGATCGTCTTCCT atGACTATTGCCTTCACATCAATCATGGCTATATTTGTAATCGAGAGAATTGATGAGCATAAGGGTACTTACTCCATTGTTCCTTTGCTTCTCGCTGGCCTTATTAGCATTTTGTATTGGAG GTTTTTCGACGACCTTAGACCATATGCTTTAGTACAGTTTGTTCCCTGCATTGTTATTCCCTTGATGGCTATTCTATTGCCTCCAATGTATACACATTCTACGTATTGGCTCTGGGCTGCAG GATTTTATCTCTTAGCCAAGGTGGAAGAAGCTGCTGATAAGCCTATATATAGCTGGACTCATCATATTATTAGTGGCCATTCTCTGAAGCATTTGTGCGCTGCTATGGTCCCTGTCTTCCTTACCCTCATGCTTGCAAAAAGAACCGTTCAAACTGAGAG GATTAGCTTGTATACAACATGGAAGGTATCATGGACGAGGAGTAAAGGGAATGGCTCCGAGGAAGAGAGGTTTGATTATAGCTACTCTAACGTTGCAGTCGAAGAGACTCGATAG